One Cellulomonas soli DNA window includes the following coding sequences:
- the pnuC gene encoding nicotinamide riboside transporter PnuC — protein sequence MDWIEIVGFVTGAACVWLAASEHVANFPVGLVNTALFLVLFWQTGIYANAGLQVLYLVLGVLGWYWWLRGGRDGGALVVRRAPALAWLVGAIGVAVGTVGLTVVLGTWTDSATPFLDALTTATSVVAQVMLDRKWIGSWVVWIVTDVLLVGLFASQGLVLTAVLYVVYLGICVMGLRHWRSVLRAQEPAPAASSPAEPTGAEPEPAVLA from the coding sequence GTGGACTGGATCGAGATCGTCGGCTTCGTGACGGGTGCGGCATGCGTGTGGCTGGCGGCCAGCGAGCACGTCGCGAACTTCCCCGTGGGGCTCGTCAACACCGCGCTCTTCCTCGTCCTGTTCTGGCAGACGGGGATCTACGCGAACGCCGGGCTCCAGGTCCTCTACCTCGTCCTCGGGGTGCTCGGCTGGTACTGGTGGCTGCGGGGCGGCCGGGACGGCGGCGCCCTCGTCGTGCGTCGCGCGCCCGCGCTGGCGTGGCTCGTCGGCGCGATCGGCGTCGCGGTGGGAACCGTCGGGCTGACGGTGGTCCTGGGCACCTGGACGGACTCGGCGACCCCGTTCCTGGACGCGCTCACCACGGCTACGAGCGTCGTCGCGCAGGTCATGCTCGACCGCAAGTGGATCGGCAGCTGGGTGGTGTGGATCGTCACCGACGTCCTCCTCGTCGGCTTGTTCGCAAGCCAGGGGCTCGTGCTCACGGCCGTGCTGTACGTCGTCTACCTCGGCATCTGCGTCATGGGCCTGCGGCACTGGCGCTCGGTGCTGCGCGCGCAGGAGCCGGCCCCGGCGGCTTCGAGCCCCGCGGAGCCGACCGGAGCCGAGCCCGAGCCGGCGGTCCTGGCGTGA
- a CDS encoding VWA domain-containing protein, giving the protein MSAVDPALVGRWEQAWPQALGAWGRTSRMHAPVLHADADLDGSAPSFAWYDTATVEVHIDLAQVARLGLGDHAVAILAHEVGHHLLAPADRRSAVRIAARVRAGLVDLDDQVSGVANLWTDLLINDRLQRRAGVDLAAVWRTLGPPHDPVMALVLRACEILWGLRRGALAGPAPVGEDHANLLAKLVRAYGRDPVAGAGGFASLVRNAFPVEALTSGRPRTAFLCADACTGTDVPYGLASDDSLAAPVVHPALDPAVVGAALPDAPQPPADDAADAGVSGTAPDTAASPSAGSRGNTLLPAELHAVLAALGSRSTLEDVAVAWYREHAAPHLVRFPERVSHRSPEPLLGGLEDWSVGEDLGDIDWVATVAASPVVLPGRTTRRRELLEDDAAEPERRPLDLDLYLDSSGSMPDPKRHRSAVALGGAVLALSALRAGAWVQATTWSGPQQIAGTDGFTRDATVVLRAIVAHFGGGTSFPLGLLARTHLGGDGRRPTRRGPTHLAVVSDDGVSTMFTAWDPAEKQVVDLPLAARALEAAEGGGTLLLDVPRASVAGFEQMAPGFDVHDVRTEDDLVAFARAFARRTWGSRTSAGGAR; this is encoded by the coding sequence GTGAGCGCCGTCGATCCCGCGCTGGTCGGCCGGTGGGAGCAGGCGTGGCCGCAGGCTCTGGGTGCCTGGGGCCGCACCTCACGCATGCACGCCCCGGTGCTGCACGCGGATGCGGACCTGGACGGCTCGGCACCGTCCTTCGCCTGGTACGACACGGCGACGGTCGAGGTGCACATCGACCTCGCGCAGGTCGCGCGGCTCGGGCTCGGAGACCACGCCGTCGCGATCCTCGCGCACGAGGTCGGGCACCACCTGCTCGCCCCCGCGGACAGGCGTTCCGCCGTCCGGATCGCCGCGCGGGTGCGTGCGGGTCTGGTGGACCTCGACGACCAGGTCTCGGGCGTCGCGAACCTCTGGACCGACCTGCTCATCAACGACCGGTTGCAGCGACGGGCCGGGGTGGACCTGGCCGCCGTGTGGCGCACCCTCGGGCCGCCGCACGACCCGGTGATGGCGCTCGTGCTGCGGGCGTGCGAGATCCTGTGGGGGCTGCGACGTGGCGCGCTGGCGGGTCCGGCCCCGGTCGGAGAGGACCATGCGAACCTCCTGGCCAAGCTGGTGCGTGCCTACGGTCGGGACCCGGTCGCGGGCGCCGGCGGGTTCGCGAGCCTGGTGCGCAACGCCTTCCCGGTCGAAGCCCTGACCTCCGGACGGCCGCGGACCGCGTTCCTGTGCGCGGATGCCTGCACGGGAACCGATGTCCCGTACGGCCTGGCCTCGGACGACTCGCTCGCGGCTCCGGTCGTGCACCCGGCGCTCGACCCGGCCGTGGTCGGTGCGGCGCTGCCCGACGCCCCGCAGCCGCCCGCTGACGACGCAGCGGATGCCGGGGTCTCGGGCACCGCCCCGGACACGGCCGCGAGCCCGTCGGCCGGCTCACGTGGCAACACCCTGCTTCCCGCCGAGCTCCATGCCGTGCTGGCCGCCCTGGGCTCGCGCAGCACGCTCGAGGACGTCGCGGTGGCCTGGTACCGCGAGCATGCGGCGCCGCACCTGGTCCGCTTCCCGGAGAGGGTGAGCCACCGGTCCCCGGAGCCGCTGCTCGGCGGGCTCGAGGACTGGTCGGTGGGCGAGGACCTCGGCGACATCGACTGGGTCGCCACCGTCGCGGCATCGCCCGTGGTCCTGCCCGGGCGCACGACCCGACGCCGCGAGCTCCTGGAGGACGACGCGGCCGAGCCCGAGCGTCGTCCGCTCGACCTCGACCTCTACCTGGACTCGTCCGGCTCCATGCCCGACCCGAAGCGGCACCGGTCGGCCGTGGCCCTGGGCGGTGCGGTTCTCGCGCTGTCGGCGTTGCGGGCGGGTGCGTGGGTGCAGGCGACGACCTGGAGCGGTCCGCAGCAGATCGCCGGCACCGACGGGTTCACCCGCGACGCGACGGTGGTGCTCAGAGCGATCGTGGCGCACTTCGGCGGCGGGACGTCGTTCCCGCTCGGTCTCCTGGCGCGGACGCACCTCGGCGGTGACGGCAGGCGGCCGACCCGGCGTGGACCGACCCACCTGGCGGTGGTCTCGGACGACGGGGTCAGCACCATGTTCACCGCGTGGGACCCGGCCGAGAAGCAGGTCGTCGACCTGCCGCTGGCCGCACGGGCCCTCGAGGCGGCGGAGGGTGGCGGCACGCTGCTCCTCGACGTGCCGCGCGCGTCGGTCGCCGGGTTCGAGCAGATGGCCCCGGGGTTCGACGTGCACGATGTCCGCACCGAGGACGACCTGGTGGCGTTCGCGCGGGCGTTCGCCCGTCGCACCTGGGGATCGCGCACGTCGGCAGGAGGAGCACGATGA
- a CDS encoding SDR family NAD(P)-dependent oxidoreductase yields MSTAVPQQPEQVEPSAPRPRRALVTGASSGIGAATVRRLRAEGWDVVALARRADRLAALAEETGAEAFVADITLAEDIERLAAYLGATGGLDAVVNNAGGALGLEPVADADLELWRRMYELNVLGTLRVTQAVLPLLRASGAGDILIVTSTAAHGAYEGGAGYTGVKHAERMLTQTLRWELVGEPLRVIEISPGNVATEEFSLVRFDGDAEKAAKVYEGYLPLVADDIADTITWTLTRPAHVNVDLLIVRPRAQAHNTKIARTGV; encoded by the coding sequence ATGTCCACCGCCGTCCCGCAGCAGCCCGAGCAGGTCGAGCCCTCGGCCCCGCGACCCCGCCGTGCCCTCGTCACCGGGGCCTCGTCCGGCATCGGTGCGGCCACCGTGCGGCGCCTGCGTGCCGAGGGGTGGGACGTCGTGGCCCTGGCCCGTCGGGCCGACCGGCTCGCGGCCCTCGCCGAGGAGACCGGCGCCGAGGCGTTCGTCGCCGACATCACGCTCGCCGAGGACATCGAGCGGCTCGCCGCGTACCTGGGCGCCACGGGCGGTCTGGACGCGGTCGTCAACAACGCCGGCGGTGCCCTCGGCCTGGAGCCCGTCGCCGACGCCGACCTCGAGCTGTGGCGCCGCATGTACGAGCTCAACGTGCTCGGCACGCTGCGCGTCACGCAGGCCGTGCTGCCGCTGCTGCGCGCCTCGGGTGCCGGCGACATCCTCATCGTGACCTCGACCGCGGCGCACGGCGCGTACGAGGGCGGCGCGGGCTACACCGGCGTCAAGCACGCCGAGCGCATGCTCACCCAGACGCTGCGCTGGGAGCTGGTCGGCGAGCCGTTGCGCGTCATCGAGATCTCGCCCGGCAACGTCGCGACCGAGGAGTTCTCGCTCGTGCGGTTCGACGGCGACGCCGAGAAGGCCGCCAAGGTCTACGAGGGCTACCTGCCGCTCGTCGCCGACGACATCGCCGACACCATCACCTGGACCCTGACCCGGCCCGCGCACGTCAACGTCGACCTGCTGATCGTGCGACCGCGTGCGCAGGCGCACAACACCAAGATCGCCCGCACGGGGGTCTGA
- a CDS encoding response regulator transcription factor, with protein sequence MAAGHDNAAISRRLHLSPKTVRNHVANVLTKVEVPDRSALIVRARAEGLGGGTV encoded by the coding sequence GTGGCCGCCGGGCACGACAACGCGGCGATCTCCCGTCGGCTGCACCTGAGCCCGAAGACCGTGCGCAACCACGTGGCGAACGTGCTGACCAAGGTCGAGGTGCCGGACCGGTCGGCGCTGATCGTGCGGGCGCGCGCGGAGGGCCTCGGCGGCGGGACCGTGTGA
- a CDS encoding AAA family ATPase produces MSASRPFRHGLVIGKFYPPHAGHLALVRAALARCDRVTVQVLASSQESLAPELRAAWLAAELPGAHVVHAVDDAPVDYADDGAWDAHVAVMRSLLDAPVDAVLTSDSYGAELASRLGATWVQVDAGRRGTPVSGSAVRADPAAYWWALPAPVRAWYVRRVVVLGAESTGTTTLAEALTAHYGLPAVPEFGREWSAVRPGGLEAPWHTAEFDLVAREQARLEDDAATRSPVPLLVCDTDPLATTLWHERYVGAPSPSVQAFAAGRVPDLYLLTGDEIPFVQDGLRDGEHVRHDMQARFREVLAAQADAGGAPWFELRGSHDERLRAAIELVDPLKRTPRPLAEPMVQHHGDDVDVTVPAPERHSS; encoded by the coding sequence GTGAGCGCGAGCCGCCCGTTCCGGCACGGACTGGTCATCGGGAAGTTCTACCCGCCGCACGCCGGCCACCTCGCCCTGGTCAGGGCGGCGCTGGCCCGCTGCGACCGGGTGACCGTGCAGGTCCTGGCCTCCTCGCAGGAGAGCCTGGCGCCCGAGCTGCGCGCCGCATGGCTCGCGGCCGAGCTTCCCGGCGCGCACGTGGTGCACGCCGTCGACGACGCACCCGTCGACTACGCCGACGACGGCGCCTGGGACGCCCACGTCGCGGTGATGCGATCCCTGCTCGACGCCCCGGTCGACGCCGTCCTCACCTCCGACTCCTACGGCGCCGAGCTCGCGTCCCGGCTCGGCGCGACCTGGGTGCAGGTCGACGCCGGCCGGCGCGGCACCCCGGTCTCGGGCAGCGCGGTACGCGCCGACCCGGCCGCGTACTGGTGGGCGCTGCCGGCGCCGGTACGCGCCTGGTACGTCCGCCGGGTCGTCGTCCTCGGTGCCGAGTCGACCGGGACGACCACGCTCGCCGAGGCCCTGACCGCCCACTACGGCCTGCCCGCCGTGCCCGAGTTCGGGCGCGAGTGGAGCGCGGTGCGGCCCGGCGGGCTGGAGGCGCCCTGGCACACGGCCGAGTTCGACCTGGTGGCACGCGAGCAGGCCCGCCTCGAGGACGACGCCGCGACCCGCTCACCGGTGCCCCTGCTCGTGTGCGACACCGACCCTCTGGCCACGACCCTGTGGCACGAGCGCTACGTCGGTGCCCCGTCGCCGAGCGTGCAGGCGTTCGCCGCCGGTCGCGTGCCGGACCTCTACCTGCTCACCGGGGACGAGATCCCCTTCGTGCAGGACGGGCTGCGCGACGGCGAGCACGTCCGGCACGACATGCAGGCCCGGTTCCGCGAGGTCCTGGCCGCGCAGGCGGACGCCGGCGGTGCGCCGTGGTTCGAGCTGCGCGGCTCGCACGACGAGCGCCTGCGCGCCGCGATCGAGCTCGTCGACCCCTTGAAGCGCACACCCCGCCCGCTCGCCGAGCCGATGGTGCAGCACCACGGCGACGACGTCGACGTGACCGTCCCCGCACCCGAGAGGCACTCGTCATGA
- a CDS encoding MoxR family ATPase: MTGPTAHGRGLGQVSVAPTRTPAPRSPQQQPQLPPEQQPELSPQLGVEDLFGEPRSPEVEGRLDEKLRQAYFWMVNHAIISPHYDVEFHDPSRPRTVFRLGDSKAEVELPTDQSYSSFALLPLLTFAVRGRCLLVGGPGRGKTASAILMGVLAGYPVREVRRAMQHGHPQLTVQDMFGTPLPRDLVAAERLEDIDVAWRSWLGRRVKIVDEYNRIPTRTQSALLTVLADGYVEVFDQVYETRAAAWYLTANDDAGGGTYQVVDALRDRIDVVVKALSFNSRFLDDLVLRAERGLRPEENVPAAIVFDADEHARLHRQVVAVPLPQPVRRRLEFFAAQLELLEPAARQLEYRTKDTARLAGVDPHDIALQDTGRDKLADIGAQTLNGLSVRALQSLILYAKAMAYFRGDAQVTLDDLRAVLPFVLHDKVQPDLESPAFDDPERGPLRTDRVSWLRDLFDTACRQYDAEGLDTDDPVGQVLAELAVGLDDLPEQEVRRRLAHIEGLLAGWQDATKLHGHVYEDALALKYAHQRYSGYLRWLGWGGR; the protein is encoded by the coding sequence ATGACCGGACCGACCGCACACGGACGAGGCCTCGGCCAGGTCTCCGTGGCGCCCACCCGCACCCCCGCACCCCGATCGCCGCAGCAGCAGCCCCAGCTCCCGCCCGAGCAGCAGCCCGAGCTGTCGCCCCAGCTGGGTGTCGAGGACCTCTTCGGCGAGCCGCGCAGCCCCGAGGTCGAGGGCCGGCTCGACGAGAAGCTGCGTCAGGCCTACTTCTGGATGGTCAACCACGCGATCATCAGCCCGCACTACGACGTGGAGTTCCACGACCCGTCGCGGCCGCGCACGGTCTTCCGGCTGGGGGACTCCAAGGCCGAGGTCGAGCTGCCCACCGACCAGTCGTACTCCTCGTTCGCGCTGCTGCCGTTGCTCACGTTCGCCGTGCGGGGCCGCTGCCTGCTCGTCGGCGGACCGGGTCGCGGCAAGACCGCCTCGGCGATCCTCATGGGCGTGCTCGCCGGCTACCCGGTCCGCGAGGTGCGGCGGGCGATGCAGCACGGGCACCCCCAGCTGACCGTGCAGGACATGTTCGGCACACCGCTGCCACGCGACCTCGTCGCCGCGGAGCGCCTGGAGGACATCGACGTGGCCTGGCGGTCCTGGCTGGGCCGGCGCGTGAAGATCGTCGACGAGTACAACCGCATCCCCACGCGGACGCAGTCCGCGCTCCTGACGGTGCTGGCCGACGGGTACGTCGAGGTCTTCGACCAGGTCTACGAGACCCGCGCGGCCGCCTGGTACCTCACGGCGAACGACGACGCGGGTGGCGGCACCTACCAGGTCGTCGACGCGTTGCGGGATCGCATCGACGTGGTCGTGAAGGCGCTGTCGTTCAACTCGCGCTTCCTGGACGACCTGGTGCTGCGTGCCGAGCGAGGCCTGCGGCCCGAGGAGAACGTGCCGGCCGCCATCGTGTTCGACGCCGACGAGCACGCCCGGCTGCACCGGCAGGTCGTCGCCGTGCCACTGCCGCAGCCCGTGCGTCGACGGCTCGAGTTCTTCGCCGCGCAGCTCGAGCTGCTCGAGCCCGCCGCCCGCCAGCTGGAGTACCGGACCAAGGACACCGCCCGGCTCGCAGGGGTCGACCCGCACGACATCGCCCTGCAGGACACCGGCCGGGACAAGCTCGCCGACATCGGCGCCCAGACGCTCAACGGGCTCTCGGTGCGGGCGCTGCAGTCGCTCATCCTCTACGCCAAGGCCATGGCCTACTTCCGGGGTGACGCGCAGGTCACGCTCGACGACCTGCGCGCCGTGCTGCCGTTCGTGCTGCACGACAAGGTGCAGCCCGACCTGGAGTCGCCGGCGTTCGACGACCCCGAGCGTGGTCCCTTGCGTACCGACCGGGTGTCCTGGCTGCGCGACCTGTTCGACACCGCGTGCCGTCAGTACGACGCCGAGGGCCTCGACACCGACGACCCGGTCGGTCAGGTGCTGGCCGAGCTCGCCGTGGGCCTGGACGACCTGCCTGAGCAGGAGGTGCGCCGCCGGCTCGCGCACATCGAGGGCCTGCTCGCCGGCTGGCAGGACGCCACCAAGCTGCACGGGCACGTGTACGAGGACGCGCTCGCGCTCAAGTACGCGCACCAGCGCTACTCCGGCTACCTGCGCTGGCTCGGGTGGGGCGGGCGGTGA
- a CDS encoding MerR family transcriptional regulator has protein sequence MEASIQQVARMAGTTSRTLRHYDAVGLLHPSRVGHGGYRWYDQDALVRLQRILLLRDLGLGLPAIRHVLEDGQDEATALRRHLQQLRAEQARLARQVASVERTITAREGGAPLMPEEMFDGFDHTGHEQEVTERWGAEAYRAGDHWWRDLGEDGRTAWQARAGALAQDWIAAAQSGAAPDGDVAQALAARHVAWLATVPGTPGHGSAPVRDYVLGLADLYVDDPRFTSTYGGTAGATFVRDSLRVHVGRTL, from the coding sequence ATGGAGGCTTCGATCCAGCAGGTCGCCCGCATGGCCGGGACGACCAGCCGCACGCTGCGCCACTACGACGCCGTCGGGCTGCTGCACCCCAGCAGGGTCGGGCACGGCGGGTACCGCTGGTACGACCAGGACGCGTTGGTCCGGCTGCAGCGGATCCTGCTGCTGCGCGACCTCGGACTCGGGCTGCCCGCCATCCGGCACGTGCTGGAGGACGGGCAGGACGAGGCGACCGCACTGCGTCGGCACCTGCAGCAGCTGCGCGCCGAGCAGGCACGGCTGGCCCGTCAGGTCGCGTCCGTCGAGCGGACGATCACCGCGCGAGAGGGAGGGGCACCGCTGATGCCCGAGGAGATGTTCGACGGCTTCGACCACACCGGCCACGAGCAGGAGGTGACCGAACGCTGGGGCGCCGAGGCGTACCGCGCGGGCGACCACTGGTGGCGCGACCTGGGCGAGGACGGCCGGACCGCGTGGCAGGCACGTGCGGGGGCGCTCGCCCAGGACTGGATCGCGGCCGCGCAGTCCGGCGCCGCCCCGGACGGCGACGTCGCCCAGGCCCTGGCCGCACGGCACGTCGCCTGGCTCGCCACGGTCCCGGGCACGCCGGGCCACGGCTCCGCGCCGGTGCGCGACTACGTCCTCGGCCTGGCCGACCTGTACGTGGACGACCCCCGGTTCACCTCGACCTACGGCGGGACGGCGGGTGCCACGTTCGTCCGCGACAGCCTGCGCGTCCACGTCGGACGCACGCTGTGA
- a CDS encoding phosphoribosyltransferase has translation MATTEAAPGQQLPDDREILDWALFGTASRALAQEVVDSGYEPDLVVAVARGGLLPGGAIAYAMGTKAVGTLNVEFYTGVDERLPDPVVLPPLLDTDALHGLRLLVVDDVADTGETLALVQRLMTAHCAEARTAVLYAKSHSIVNPDYVWRRTDRWITFPWSDLPPVRRHASGK, from the coding sequence ATGGCGACGACTGAGGCAGCCCCCGGCCAGCAGCTCCCCGACGACCGCGAGATCCTCGACTGGGCCCTCTTCGGCACGGCGAGCCGCGCGCTGGCCCAGGAGGTCGTCGACTCCGGGTACGAGCCCGACCTGGTCGTGGCGGTCGCCCGTGGCGGCCTGCTGCCCGGCGGTGCGATCGCCTACGCGATGGGCACCAAGGCCGTCGGCACGCTCAACGTCGAGTTCTACACGGGCGTCGACGAGCGCCTGCCCGACCCCGTCGTGCTGCCGCCCCTGCTCGACACCGACGCGCTGCACGGGCTGCGGCTGCTCGTCGTCGACGACGTGGCCGACACGGGGGAGACCCTGGCCCTGGTGCAGCGGCTGATGACCGCGCACTGCGCGGAGGCGCGCACCGCGGTGCTGTACGCCAAGTCGCACTCGATCGTGAACCCGGACTACGTGTGGCGTCGCACCGACCGGTGGATCACGTTCCCGTGGTCCGACCTGCCGCCGGTGCGGCGGCACGCGTCGGGGAAGTAG
- a CDS encoding aspartate aminotransferase family protein, translating into MSSHEDDTTLQLDRAHVFHSWSAQAHLSPMAIAGGSGSHVWDESGRRYLDLSSQLVNTNIGHQHPKVVAAIQEQAAVLTTIAPATANRTRGEAAERILAHAPDGFSKIFFTNAGADANENAIRMARLHTGRDKVVSAYRSYHGNTGAAVVATGDWRRLPNEYARGHLHVFGPYLYRTEFWASTPEEECERALHHLERILQVEGPDTVAAILLETIPGTAGVLVPPPGYLPGVRALADRYGIVLILDEVMAGFGRTGAWLALDHYDVRPDLVTFAKGVNSGYVPAGGVMISEPIAKSFDDRVFPGGLTYSGHPLAMAAIVATLDAMTEEKVVENAAAIGTDVLGPGLAAIAERNALVGEVRGLGVFWAVELVADQESRTPVSPAIMGRIKAGMLARDVLPFVADNRVHVVPPCIVTPDEAALGLEVLGTVLDEVAAAL; encoded by the coding sequence ATGAGCAGCCACGAGGACGACACCACCCTGCAGCTCGACCGCGCGCACGTGTTCCACTCGTGGTCAGCGCAGGCGCACCTGAGCCCGATGGCCATCGCCGGCGGGTCCGGCAGCCACGTCTGGGACGAGTCCGGGCGGCGCTACCTCGACCTCTCCTCGCAGCTGGTCAACACGAACATCGGCCACCAGCACCCCAAGGTGGTCGCCGCGATCCAGGAGCAGGCCGCGGTCCTGACCACGATCGCGCCGGCGACGGCGAACCGGACCCGCGGCGAGGCGGCCGAGCGCATCCTCGCGCACGCCCCCGACGGGTTCTCCAAGATCTTCTTCACCAATGCGGGCGCCGACGCCAACGAGAACGCCATCCGGATGGCCCGCCTGCACACCGGTCGCGACAAGGTCGTCTCGGCGTACCGCTCCTACCACGGCAACACCGGTGCGGCCGTGGTGGCCACGGGCGACTGGCGGCGTCTGCCCAACGAGTACGCGCGCGGCCACCTGCACGTCTTCGGCCCCTACCTGTACCGCACGGAGTTCTGGGCGAGCACGCCCGAGGAGGAGTGCGAGCGCGCGCTGCACCACCTCGAGCGCATCCTGCAGGTCGAGGGCCCCGACACGGTGGCCGCGATCCTGCTCGAGACGATCCCGGGAACCGCAGGCGTGCTCGTGCCGCCGCCCGGCTACCTGCCGGGTGTGCGCGCCCTGGCGGACCGCTACGGGATCGTGCTGATCCTCGACGAGGTCATGGCCGGCTTCGGGCGCACCGGCGCATGGCTGGCCCTCGACCACTACGACGTGCGGCCCGACCTGGTCACGTTCGCCAAGGGGGTCAACTCCGGCTACGTGCCCGCGGGCGGCGTGATGATCTCCGAGCCCATCGCGAAGAGCTTCGACGACCGCGTGTTCCCCGGCGGCCTGACGTACTCCGGGCACCCCCTGGCCATGGCCGCGATCGTGGCCACGCTCGACGCGATGACCGAGGAGAAGGTCGTCGAGAACGCGGCCGCGATCGGCACCGACGTCCTCGGACCGGGCCTGGCCGCGATCGCCGAGCGCAACGCGCTCGTCGGCGAGGTGCGCGGCCTCGGGGTCTTCTGGGCCGTCGAGCTGGTCGCCGACCAGGAGTCCCGCACGCCCGTGAGCCCGGCGATCATGGGGCGCATCAAGGCCGGGATGCTCGCCCGCGACGTGCTGCCCTTCGTCGCCGACAACCGCGTGCACGTCGTCCCGCCGTGCATCGTCACGCCGGACGAGGCCGCCCTCGGGCTCGAGGTGCTCGGTACCGTGCTCGACGAGGTCGCCGCCGCCCTCTGA